Proteins from one Penicillium digitatum chromosome 2, complete sequence genomic window:
- a CDS encoding ATP citrate lyase subunit (Acl), putative: protein MSAKSILEADGKAILNYHLTRAPVIKPTPLPAPATHNPPARLASLHFPDDKAVKDVLDQAEVSFPWLLTPGAKFVAKPDQLIKRRGKSGLLALNKTWTEAREWIEARATKDVQVETVTGVLRQFLVEPFVPHPQETEYYININSVREGDWILFTHEGGVDVGDVDAKAEKLLIPVNLKQYPSNEEIAATLLSKVPKGVHNVLVDFISRLYAVYVDCQFTYLEINPLVVIPNADATSADVHFLDLAAKLDQTAEFECGTKWAVARSPAALGSPALATTDGKVNVDAGPPMEFPAPFGRELTKEEKFISDMDAKTGASLKLTVLNASGRVWTLVAGGGASVVYADAIASAGFVSELANYGEYSGAPTETQTFNYARTVLDLMLRAPTHPEGKVLFIGGGIANFTNVASTFKGVIRAIREVATVLNEHKVQIWVRRAGPNYQEGLKNIKSVGIELGLDMHVYGPEMHVSGIVPLALQGKKSDVKEFGA, encoded by the exons ATGTCCGCCAAATCTATCCTCGAGGCCGACGGCAAGGCCATCCTCAACTATCACCTTACTCGCGCCCCAGTGATCAAGCCTACTCCTCTCCCTGCTCCCGCAACACACAACCCTCCAGCCCGCCTCGCCTCCCTTCACTTCCCCGATGATAAGGCCGTCAAGGATGTCCTCGACCAAGCTGAGGTCTCCTTCCCTTGGCTTCTGACCCCCGGCGCTAAGTTCGTCGCCAAACCTGATCAATTGATCAAGCGTCGGGGTAAGAGCGGTCTGCTCGCTCTGAACAAGACCTGGACTGAGGCTCGGGAATGGATTGAGGCTCGTGCCACCAAGGATGTTCAGGTTGAGACCGTCACTGGTGTTCTCCGTCAATTCCTGGTTGAGCCCTTTGTGCCTCACCCCCAGGAGACCGAATACTACATCAATATTAACTCCGTTCGTGAG GGTGATTGGATCCTCTTCACTCACGAGGGTGGTGTTGATGTCGGTGATGTCGATGCTAAGGCTGAGAAGCTGTTGATCCCCGTCAACCTCAAGCAGTACCCCTCCAACGAGGAGATCGCCGCGACCCTGCTGAGCAAGGTCCCCAAGGGTGTTCACAATGTCCTTGTTGACTTCATCTCTCGCCTGTACGCCGTCTACGTTGACTGCCAATTCACCTACCTCGAGATCAACCCTCTGGTCGTCATCCCCAACGCTGACGCCACTTCCGCCGATGTTCACTTCTTGGATTTGGCTGCCAAGCTCGACCAGACCGCTGAGTTCGAGTGCGGTACCAAGTGGGCTGTTGCTCGCAGCCCCGCAGCCCTTGGTTCTCCTGCCCTTGCCACGACTGATGGTAAGGTCAACGTCGACGCTGGCCCGCCGATGGAGTTCCCCGCCCCCTTCGGTCGTGAACTGACCAAGGAGGAGAAGTTCATCTCTGACATGGATGCCAAGACCGGAGCCTCGCTCAAGTTGACCGTTCTCAACGCCAGCGGCCGTGTGTGGACTCTcgtcgccggtggtggtgCTTCCGTCGTTTACGCCGACGCCATTGCCTCTGCTGGTTTCGTCAGTGAGCTCGCCAACTACGGCGAGTACTCCGGTGCCCCCACCGAGACTCAGACTTTCAACTACGCCCGCACCGTGTTGGACCTGATGCTGCGTGCCCCTACCCACCCCGAGGGCAAGGTTCTCTTCAtcggtggtggtattgcCAACTTCACCAACGTGGCCAGCACCTTCAAGGGTGTCATCCGCGCCATCCGCGAGGTCGCCACTGTCCTCAACGAGCACAAGGTCCAGATCTGGGTCCGCCGTGCCGGTCCCAACTACCAGGAGGGCCTCAAGAACATCAAGTCCGTCGGTATTGAGCTTGGCCTCGACATGCACGTCTACGGGCCTGAGATGCACGTCAGTGGCATCGTCCCCCTTGCCCTCCAGGGCAAGAAGAGCGACGTCAAGGAATTCGGCGCGTAA
- a CDS encoding ATP citrate lyase, subunit 1, putative: MPSSTLSAGNGVQSANDNITRFAPPSRVLSPSQHSLFHNKTRCFVYGMQPRAVQGMLDFDFICKRSTPSVAGIIYTFGGQFVSKMYWGTSETLLPVYQDVEKAMAKHPDVDTVVNFASSRSVYTSTMELMENPQIRSIAIIAEGVPERRAREIMVTAKEKGITIIGPATVGGIKPGAYKIGNTGGMMDNIVASKLYRKGSVGYVSKSGGMSNELNNIISQNTDGVFEGVAIGGDRYPGTTFIDHLLRYQAEPECKILVLLGEVGGVEEYRVIEAVKNGTITKPIVAWAIGTCASLFKTEVQFGHAGASANSDLETAVTKNKAMREAGIHVPDTFEDLPQILKQVYDAELQKGTITPAPEPVVPKIPIDYSWAQELGLVRKPAAFISTISDDRGQELLYAGMPISDVFKEDIGIGGVMSLLWFRRRLPPYASKFLEMVLMLTADHGPAVSGAMNTIITTRAGKDLISALVSGLLTIGSRFGGALDGAAEEFTKAFDKGLSPRDFVDSMRKENKLIPGIGHKVKSRNNPDLRVELVKEFVKKHFPSTKLLDYAIAVETVTTSKKDNLILNVDGCVAVCFVDLLRNCGAFSPEECEDYMRMGVLNGLFVLGRSIGLIAHYLDQKRLRTGLYRHPWDDITYLLPTLQKGGAEGRVEVNL; this comes from the exons ATGCCCTCCTCTACTCTCTCCGCTGGCAACGGCGTGCAGTCTGCCAACGACAACATCACCCGCTTCGCCCCTCCTAGCCGTGTCCTCTCGCCCTCCCAACACAGCCTTTTCCACAATAAGACACGATGCTTCGTGTA TGGTATGCAACCCCGAGCCGTGCAGGGCATGCTCGACTTCGATTTCATCTGCAAGCGCTCGACTCCTTCCGTAGCGGGTATCATCTACACCTTCGGTGGTCAGTTCGTCAGTAAGATGTACTGGGGTACCAGCGAGACCCTCCTTCCCGTCTACCAGGACGTTGAGAAGGCCATGGCCAAGCACCCCGACGTTGACACCGTTGTCAACTTCGCCTCTTCTCGCTCTGTCTACACCTCCACCATGGAGTTGATGGAGAACCCCCAGATCCGCTCCATCGCTATTATTGCCGAGGGTGTGCCCGAGCGT CGTGCCCGTGAGATTATGGTCACCGCCAAGGAGAAGGGCATCACCATTATTGGCCCTGCCACTGTTGGTGGTATCAAGCCCGGTGCGTACAAGATCGGTAACACTGGTGGCATGATGGACAACATCGTTGCCTCCAAGCTGTACCGCAAGGGTTCCGTCGGCTACGTCTCCAAGTCCGGTGGTATGTCCAACGAATTGAACAACATTATCTCCCAGAACACCGACGGTGTGTTCGAGGGTGTTGCCATTGGTGGTGATCGTTACCCCGGTACCACCTTCATCGATCACTTGCTCCGCTACCAGGCCGAGCCCGAGTGCAAGATCCTTGTGCTGCTCGGTGAGGTCGGTGGCGTGGAAGAGTACCGCGTGATCGAGGCCGTCAAGAACGGCACCATCACTAAGCCCATCGTTGCCTGGGCTATCGGAACCTGCGCCAGCTTGTTCAAGACCGAGGTCCAGTTCGGTCACGCCGGTGCCTCCGCCAACTCTGATCTCGAGACTGCCgttaccaagaacaaggccaTGCGTGAAGCTGGTATCCACGTCCCCGATACCTTCGAGGATCTCCCCCAAATCCTCAAGCAGGTCTACGACGCTGAGCTCCAGAAGGGCACCATCACCCCCGCCCCCGAGCCCGTTGTGCCCAAGATCCCCATCGACTACTCCTGGGCTCAGGAACTCGGTCTTGTCCGTAAGCCCGCTGCCTTCATCTCCACTATCTCCGACGACCGTGGCCAGGAGCTGCTTTACGCCGGTATGCCCATTTCCGATGTCTTCAAAGAGGACATCGGCATTGGTGGTGTTATGTCTCTCCTGTGGTTCCGCCGCCGCTTGCCCCCTTACGCcagcaagttcctcgagATGGTTCTCATGCTGACTGCCGATCACGGTCCGGCCGTCTCCGGTGCCATGAacaccatcatcaccacccGTGCTGGCAAGGATCTTATCAGCGCTCTCGTTTCCGGCCTGCTGACCATCGGTTCGCGTTTCGGAGGTGCCCTGGATGGTGCCGCTGAAGAGTTCACCAAGGCTTTCGATAAGGGTCTGAGCCCCCGTGACTTCGTCGACAGCATGCGCAAGGAGAACAAGCTCATCCCCGGAATTGGCCACAAGGTCAAGTCCCGCAACAACCCCGATCTCCGcgtcgagcttgtcaagGAGTTTGTCAAGAAGCACTTCCCCAGCACTAAGCTGCTCGACTACGCCATCGCTGTTGAGACCGTCACCACCTCTAAGAAGGATAACTTGATTCTTAACGTCGACGGCTGTGTCGCTGTCTGCTTCGTTGACCTCCTCCGCAACTGCGGTGCCTTCTCCCCCGAGGAGTGCGAGGACTACATGCGCATGGGTGTCCTCAACGGTCTGTTCGTGCTCGGCCGCTCCATCGGTCTCATTGCCCACTACCTCGACCAGAAGCGTCTACGGACCGGTCTTTACCGCCACCCCTGGGATGACATCACCTACCTCCTCCCCACCTTGCAGAAGGGCGGTGCTGAGGGCCGTGTCGAGGTCAACCTGTGA
- a CDS encoding Ribonuclease P/MRP protein subunit gives MVRLKNRYLLVDILYPDPKTWPTTPGRKPHNPLLAIHSPTSDALTQGFLAKMIRESVSELYGDYGIGKLGGASAGGITIKYLSPATSTAIIRCPRASFRLVWSALTYMSGVPEPANGQKRAGTGRERGCVFRVIRVSGTMRKAEEEAIRRARREIVRVKDAEEKGVLGELVGGGPSVVDCVMDESEDEGMDE, from the exons ATGGTCCGCCTCAAAAACCGCTACcttcttgtggatatcctcTACCCAGACCCAAAAACATGGCCAACAACTCCAGGAAGAAAACCACACAACCCTCTACTAGCAATCCATTCCCCGACCTCCGACGCCCTGACCCAAGGCTTCCTAGCGAAGATGATCCGCGAGTCCGTCTCAGAGCTATACGGCGACTATGGAATCGGCAAGCTAGGCGGTGCCTCCGCCGGCGGAATTACGA TAAAATACCTCTCACCCGCAACGTCCACCGCTATCATACGGTGTCCGCGAGCCTCCTTCCGCCTCGTATGGTCGGCGCTTACGTACATGTCTGGCGTACCGGAGCCGGCGAATGGCCAGAAACGCGCAGGGACGGGACGCGAGCGTGGGTGTGTTTTCCGTGTGATTCGGGTTTCGGGGACGATGCGGAAGGCTGAGGAGGAGGCTATTCGGAGGGCTAGGAGGGAGATTGTTCGGGTTAAAGATGCAGAGGAGAAGGGCGTTCTTGGGGAGCTGGTTGGTGGGGGGCCTTCTGTTGTTGATTGTGTTATGGATGAGAGTGAGGATGAGGGGATGGATGAGTGA
- a CDS encoding ATP binding protein, putative — MPFAQLVIGPPGAGKSTYCNGMHQFLGAIGRKCSVVNLDPANDKTSYPCALDVRDLVTLEDIMEEDKLGPNGGVLYALEELENNFDWLENGLKELGDDYILFDCPGQVELFTHHASLRNIFYKIQKMGIRLIVVHLVDSYTLTLPSMYISALLLSLRAMLQLDLPHLNVLTKIDNLANYAPLPFNLDYYTEVQDLSYLLPELESESSRFSHEKFGKLNQTIIDLVEEFGLVAFETLAVEDKKSMMSLLRAIDRASGYAFGPAEGANDTVWQVAVREGMGVTDVRDVQERWLDAKDEYDEQEEQDLEEEVRLRNAASQVEATGAVDGGSDEDDGHDFDEELEKWKKDMPDSGVRVRRK, encoded by the exons ATGCCCTTTGCCCAGCTGGTGATTGGTCCACCGGGCGCTGGCAAGTCCACATATTGCAATGGCATGCATCAGTTCCTGGGTGCAATCGGCCGGAAATGCTCTGTCGTCAACCTTGACCCCGCCAACGACAAGACATCTTATCCATGCGCGCTGGATGTACGTGATCTAGTCACTCTTGAGGATATCATGGAAGAGGACAAGTTGGGTCCAAATGGTGGTGTCTTATACGCCCTCGAAGAACTCGAAAACAACTTCGACTGGCTGGAAAACGGACTGAAGGAGCTTGGCG ATGATTATATTCTTTTTGACTGTCCCGGTCAAGTCGAGCTATTTACACACCATGCCTCATTACGTAACATCTTCTACAAGATCCAGAAGATGGGCATCCGG TTGATCGTGGTTCACCTCGTAGATTCCTACACCCTCACCCTTCCCTCAATGTACATCTCCGCCCTCCTCCTTTCTCTCCGCGCCATGCTCCAACTCGACCTCCCACACCTAAACGTCCTCACCAAAATCGACAACCTGGCCAACTACGCCCCGCTCCCCTTTAACCTAGACTACTACACCGAAGTACAAGACCTCTCTTACCTACTCCCAGAACTAGAAAGCGAGTCCTCACGATTCTCGCATGAGAAATTCGGCAAGCTGAACCAGACCATCATCGACCTGGTCGAAGAATTCGGACTTGTTGCCTTCGAGACGCTGGCCGTCGAGGATAAAAAGAGTATGATGAGTCTTCTACGTGCCATCGATCGTGCGTCCGGGTATGCCTTTGGTCCCGCTGAGGGAGCCAATGATACCGTCTGGCAAGTGGCAGTTCGGGAGGGTATGGGTGTCACAGATGTGCGGGATGTGCAAGAGCGTTGGCTGGATGCTAAAGATGAATACGATGAGCAAGAGGAGCAAGATTTGGAGGAGGAAGTTCGTTTGCGCAATGCGGCGAGCCAGGTTGAAGCGACGGGTGCGGTGGATGGTGGATCCGACGAGGATGACGGACATGACTTCGAcgaggagctggagaagtggaagaaggaCATGCCGGACAGTGGTGTGCGGGTGCGCCGCAAATAA
- a CDS encoding Nuclear pore complex subunit, putative, translating to MTSHQFTVASPPTDAISALKFSPDPNSTRIVVSSWDKNVYLYELRDENGNVGEGKLLQKFEHRAPVLDVCFGENENEIYTAGLDWDVRKIDLNTSEQIVLSSHEAGVRHVIYSREHNIVISASWDSTLHIHQPDAGANPDSLPIIVPLPSKPFSISVTATKLIVAMASRALHIYDLKALALLTAQSDSTAPGGSRVEVEPWQRRESSLKFMTRAVACMPDDAGYASSSIEGRVAVEWFDPSPESQARKYAFKCHRQTAEDGVDVVYPVNALAFHPVFGTFASGGGDGVVALWDGISKRRIRQYQKYQNSVSAVAFSASGRHLAIAVSPGFEDGHDEVPEGTVKIYVRELGETEAKGKGTK from the exons ATGACTTCTC ATCAATTTACTGTGGCATCCCCACCTACGGATGCCATCTCGGCCTTGAAATTCTCCCCAGACCCCAACTCCACGCGAATTGTGGTTTCATCATGGGATAAGAACGTGTACCTGTACGAACTGCGGGATGAGAATGGAAACGTTGGAGAGGGAAAGTTATTGCAGAAGTTTGAGCACCGCGCTCCTGTACTGGACGTCTGCTTTGGCGAAAATGAGAACGAGATCTACACAGCTGGACTGGACTGGGACGTGAGGAA GATCGACCTCAACACCTCCGAACAAATCGTGCTCAGCAGCCACGAAGCCGGCGTGCGCCATGTTATATACAGCCGCGAGCAcaacatcgtcatctccgcctCATGGGACTCAACACTGCACATCCACCAGCCAGATGCTGGTGCAAACCCTGATTCCCTGCCTATCATTGTCCCCCTCCCATCGAAGCCATTCTCAATCTCCGTAACCGCCACGAAGCTGATTGTCGCGATGGCGTCGCGCGCATTGCACATCTACGACCTTAAAGCACTGGCCCTTCTCACCGCACAATCAGACAGCACAGCCCCAGGCGGTAGCAGAGTTGAAGTTGAGCCCTGGCAGCGCCGCGAGAGCAGCTTGAAGTTCATGACCCGCGCCGTTGCCTGCATGCCTGATGACGCTGGGTACGCCTCATCTAGCATTGAGGGTCGTGTCGCGGTCGAGTGGTTCGACCCGTCGCCTGAATCTCAGGCCCGCAAGTACGCTTTCAAGTGTCACCGCCAGACTGCTGAGGATGGCGTGGACGTCGTCTACCCTGTCAACGCATTGGCTTTCCACCCTGTCTTTGGCACCTTTGCGTCTGGCGGTGGTGATGGTGTTGTTGCGCTCTGGGATGGAATCTCTAAGCGCCGTATCCGTCAATATCAAAAATATCAAAACAGCGTCTCGGCTGTTGCGTTCAGTGCTAGTGGCCGGCATCTGGCTATTGCCGTCAGCCCTGGATTCGAAGACGGCCATGACGAGGTCCCCGAAGGCACAGTGAAGATTTACGTACGGGAGTTGGGCGAGACAGAggccaagggcaagggcacAAAATAA
- a CDS encoding Ribose 5-phosphate isomerase A — MSAVEAAKRAAAKVAVEKHYPKDARWVGIGSGTTIVYVVEAIKGLGVDTSATKYIPTGYQSKQLIVSAGLTAVEYDSIPLGTVLDVAFDGADEVDEDLNCIKGGGACLFQEKIVAMQAKEFICVADHRKLQPRLLTNWKSIPIEVAPIAAHRVIRKLKELGSVNPAIRPSASAKEGPLKTDQGFFIVDAPFKPMLIKADIEAGQDGNGKDGVWAVDVLARKIKEITGVLEVGVFQGQTGPQATAAGGIGGERPVAAYFGMADGTVAVRKAE, encoded by the exons ATGTCCGCCGTCGAAGCAGCCAAGCGCGCCGCCGCCAAGGTCGCCGTTGAAAAGCACTACCCCAAGGATGCCCGCTGGGTCGGTATTGGCAGCGGTACGACGATCGTGTACGTCGTCGAGGCCATCAAGGGCCTCGGCGTTGACACCTCCGCCACAAAGTACATCCCCACCGGTTACCAGTCCAAGCAGCTGATCGTCAGTGCCGGATTGACCGCTGTTGAGTACGACAGCATTCCGCTGGGCACCGTCCTCGACGTAGCGTTCGATGGCGCGGATGAGGTTGACGAGGATTTGAACTGCATCAAGGGCGGCGGTGCATGCTTGTTCCAGGAGAAGATCGTCGCTATGCAAGCAAAGGAGTTTATCTGTGTCGCCG ACCACCGCAAACTCCAACCTCGCCTCCTTACAAACTGGAAATCAATCCCAATCGAGGTCGCCCCGATCGCCGCCCACCGCGTTATCCGGAAGTTGAAGGAACTCGGCAGTGTCAACCCCGCCATCCGCCCCTCCGCGAGCGCCAAGGAAGGTCCCCTCAAGACCGACCAGGGCTTTTTCATTGTCGATGCTCCCTTCAAGCCGATGCTGATCAAGGCCGATATTGAGGCTGGCCAGGATGGCAACGGCAAGGATGGTGTGTGGGCAGTTGACGTGTTGGCTCGcaagatcaaggagattACCGGTGTGCTTGAGGTCGGTGTGTTCCAAGGCCAGACCGGTCCTCAGGCTACTGCTGCCGGTGGCATTGGTGGTGAGCGGCCTGTTGCGGCCTACTTCGGTATGGCTGATGGGACAGTCGCTGTTCGCAAGGCTGAGTAG
- a CDS encoding Ubiquitin-like activating enzyme (UlaA), putative: MTDAFPAALTGPTSKERKYDRQLRLWAATGQQALEDSHVLLVNSDGPLGQYNTGVAGVAGVETLKNLVLPGIGGFTIVDPAIVTESDLGVNFFLEEESLGKSRAEETCRLLKELNPDVEGQYYLKRVEELLMDPEFLPQHKLVIISGPMRRSTLVPLIQEARQLGIPVLYLHSIGFFSTFSVQLPAEFPIVETHPDPESTQDLRLLNPWPELVAAAAHLDNLDTLDDHQHGHVPYILLLLHFLEQWKQSHKGNAPSNYKEKTEFREFVRSQTRTANPEGGEENFDEAVAAVLKTISPFSLRSSIREIFEMSQCQQLSSSSQDFWIIASAIKTFHASHGVLPLPGSLPDMKAQSADYVSLQNIYKAKARQDVEEVTVIVRELEATLKRQAPAIPDRDIEVFCKNAAHIKVVLGRDIPQISIDSDASTLKTIRNQLNDPDSLIPIFIATQILDSVVDEIQSSSLEKDRSVDDDGLWNSHTERILALLTAADGSAVCHEARAQIARTIKELRRAEGGELHNISSFTGGLVAQEALKVITRQYGPLDNTCVFDGARSKSEMYRL, encoded by the exons ATGACGGATGCCTTCCCCGCCGCCCTGACAGGGCCAACCTCCAAGGAGCGCAAATATGATCGCCAGCTCCGCCTGTGGGCAGCAACTGGCCAGCAAGCACTTGAAGACTCTCACGTTCTGCTAGTGAATTCCGATGGCCCTCTCGGCCAATACAACACCGGTGTCGCCGGGGTTGCTGGCGTTGAAACACTCAAAAACCTAGTGCTGCCTGGAATCGGTGGCTTCACCATCGTCGACCCGGCAATAGTCACCGAGTCAGATCTAGGGGTCAATTTCTTCCTGGAAGAAGAGTCACTAGGCAAGTCCCGTGCCGAGGAAACCTGCCGACTGCTGAAAGAACTGAATCCAGACGTGGAAGGACAATACTATCTCAAG CGCGTTGAGGAGCTTCTCATGGATCCTGAGTTCTTGCCCCAGCACAAGCTGGTGATTATTTCCGGTCCTATGAGACGCTCGACACTGGTACCTCTGATCCAGGAGGCAAGGCAGCTGGGTATCCCTGTGTTGTACCTGCACTCAATTGGGTTCTTCTCCACCTTCTCCGTGCAATTGCCGGCTGAATTCCCCATTGTTGAGACACACCCGGACCCGGAATCAACCCAGGACCTGCGTCTGCTAAATCCCTGGCCTGAGCTTGTCGCTGCCGCAGCCCACTTGGACAATCTGGACACTCTGGATGACCACCAGCACGGCCATGTTCCCTACATACTTCTCCTGCTTCACTTCCTGGAGCAATGGAAACAGTCTCACAAAGGCAACGCACCAAGTAACTACAAAGAGAAGACCGAGTTCAGAGAGTTTGTGCGGTCCCAGACACGCACTGCTAATCCAGAGGGTGGCGAGGAGAACTTCGATGAGGCCGTCGCTGCTGTCCTGAAGACAATTTCACCGTTCAGCCTACGCAGCTCGATCCGCGAGATCTTCGAGATGAGCCAGTGTCAGCAGCtgtcatcatcatcccaAGATTTCTGGATCATTGCCTCAGCCATCAAAACCTTCCACGCATCTCACGGCgtcctccccctccccggTTCCCTACCAGACATGAAAGCCCAATCCGCAGACTACGTGTCATTACAAAACATCTACAAGGCCAAAGCGCGACAAGATGTGGAAGAAGTGACAGTAATCGTACGCGAGCTCGAAGCCACTCTTAAACGCCAAGCACCCGCAATCCCAGACCGAGACATCGAAGTATTCTGTAAAAATGCTGCGCACATCAAAGTCGTGCTCGGCCGCGACATCCCGCAGATAAGCATCGACAGCGACGCGTCCACACTGAAAACCATCCGCAACCAACTTAATGACCCGGACTCGCTGATCCCGATATTCATCGCGACACAGATCCTCGACTCGGTCGTGGACGAGATCCAATCCAGCAGCCTCGAAAAGGACCGCTCTGTTGACGACGATGGGCTTTGGAACAGCCACACAGAACGCATCCTGGCTCTTCTGACCGCGGCGGATGGATCGGCTGTTTGCCACGAGGCGCGCGCGCAGATCGCACGTACGATTAAGGAACTGCGTCGGGCTGAGGGCGGCGAGTTACATAACATCTCTTCGTTTACAGGGGGTTTGGTTGCGCAGGAGGCATTGAAGGTAATTACTAGGCAGTACGGTCCGCTGGATAATACTTGCGTCTTTGATGGGGCCAGGAGCAAGAGTGAGATGTACAGGCTCTGA